One stretch of Acidobacteriota bacterium DNA includes these proteins:
- a CDS encoding thiamine pyrophosphate-dependent enzyme: MEVVALIDKVRHYEGKVPAPLKENEPLEAYAGKTPAELKRLLKVMLTARRVEREEKLLLRKGHNRFFIGCGGKELIDVALGSHLRPDDPWVGYYRNKAFDFYRGASLQDKMLEAIGDSRGRNRGQQIPAHPGYPDLAVIPQASPTGGHALEAAGIAEAISHPVPVSRQSHHPGGRYPGDAVTVCAIGEGSTSESEFARAVFYAAFYKARAIFAIYNCGWAISVSVEEQFPEGDPTTPFEGFQRFGLKILQVDGTDVKASLAGVAEAVEYCRAGNGPVLMNVRTTREGSHSGSDDQSFYMDPDEQDWHTHNDCILKTCLAFIEDGVIQPEEIGRIWDELDKDVTAESKKAVAAFTPKTTELIESLVYTYDFQECRKTWKRYRDACKIKRAEKFREFRDKGYFASGELPENAGPMTMRSAINYTLFDLFLLTEDVILFGEDVADFSGHMIDEREKQAGLKGKGGVFLVTKNLQREFGNDRCFNTPLDEAGILARASGHVYQGRRPLPEIQFLDYVSPAYQVLKDRICTTYQRSGGLFRMPLTIRTTYGGYKQGAGAFWHSEGNLGTWMNIPSLLIAVPSNAYDAAGLLKTAWACDDPVLFCESVALYNRRDWEGVPMETAVPDIDELIPFGVARVYHEDRTDIGIITYGATFQMCRRAAELVLEEGIQVRIVDLRTVKPMDEEAILQTARECGKVLVVTEDRFPGGTAATIASIITRGEGLYHLEAPIKLVTAIDARVAYGVDGDNACLPTVDKIVTAIQELHQDY, from the coding sequence GTGGAAGTTGTTGCCCTCATAGACAAGGTCAGGCACTACGAAGGTAAGGTGCCTGCTCCGTTGAAAGAGAATGAGCCGCTCGAAGCCTATGCCGGCAAAACTCCGGCGGAACTTAAGCGTCTGCTGAAGGTAATGCTGACGGCGCGACGCGTCGAGCGCGAGGAGAAGCTGTTGCTTCGAAAAGGACATAACCGGTTTTTCATCGGCTGCGGCGGGAAGGAACTGATCGACGTTGCTCTCGGGAGCCATCTCAGGCCGGACGATCCCTGGGTGGGCTACTACCGGAACAAGGCCTTTGACTTTTATCGCGGCGCCTCGCTGCAGGACAAAATGCTCGAAGCGATAGGTGACTCGCGCGGCCGTAACAGGGGCCAGCAGATTCCGGCGCACCCCGGTTATCCCGACCTGGCCGTGATTCCCCAGGCCTCGCCTACGGGCGGACACGCCCTCGAGGCGGCCGGCATCGCCGAAGCGATCTCGCACCCGGTGCCGGTTTCCAGGCAGTCCCACCATCCCGGCGGGCGGTATCCCGGGGACGCAGTCACGGTCTGTGCCATTGGTGAGGGTTCCACCTCGGAGTCGGAATTCGCCCGCGCCGTCTTCTACGCCGCGTTCTACAAGGCAAGGGCCATTTTCGCCATATATAACTGCGGATGGGCCATCTCGGTGTCGGTCGAGGAGCAGTTCCCGGAGGGTGACCCCACCACGCCGTTCGAAGGATTCCAGCGCTTCGGGCTGAAAATCCTGCAGGTGGACGGTACCGACGTCAAGGCTTCCCTGGCCGGGGTCGCTGAGGCCGTGGAGTATTGTCGGGCCGGGAACGGACCCGTGCTGATGAACGTCCGCACGACCCGCGAGGGATCACATTCGGGATCCGATGACCAGTCGTTCTACATGGACCCGGACGAACAGGACTGGCACACGCACAATGACTGCATTCTCAAAACGTGCCTTGCATTCATTGAGGACGGTGTCATACAACCGGAGGAAATCGGCCGAATATGGGACGAGTTGGACAAGGACGTGACGGCGGAATCGAAAAAAGCGGTGGCTGCATTCACTCCCAAAACCACCGAACTCATCGAAAGCCTCGTCTACACGTATGACTTTCAGGAGTGCCGGAAAACGTGGAAGCGGTATCGGGATGCGTGCAAGATCAAGCGTGCGGAGAAATTCCGGGAGTTTAGAGATAAGGGCTATTTTGCCTCCGGGGAACTGCCGGAAAACGCCGGCCCCATGACGATGCGTAGCGCTATCAACTACACGCTCTTCGATCTCTTCCTGTTGACCGAGGACGTGATTCTCTTCGGCGAGGACGTGGCCGACTTCTCCGGCCACATGATTGACGAAAGAGAAAAGCAGGCCGGGTTGAAAGGCAAGGGCGGTGTTTTCCTCGTCACCAAGAACCTCCAGCGCGAGTTCGGCAATGATCGGTGTTTCAACACGCCGCTGGACGAGGCCGGTATCCTTGCCCGCGCCTCGGGCCACGTTTACCAGGGACGGCGGCCACTGCCCGAAATTCAGTTCCTGGACTATGTGTCGCCGGCCTACCAGGTGCTCAAGGATCGTATCTGCACCACTTACCAGCGCTCCGGCGGTCTCTTTCGCATGCCGTTGACCATTCGCACCACTTACGGCGGCTACAAGCAGGGGGCGGGGGCGTTCTGGCATTCCGAGGGCAATCTCGGAACCTGGATGAACATACCCAGTCTGCTGATCGCAGTGCCGTCGAACGCCTATGATGCCGCCGGCCTTCTCAAGACGGCCTGGGCGTGCGACGACCCCGTGCTCTTTTGCGAATCGGTCGCCCTGTACAATCGACGCGACTGGGAAGGCGTCCCCATGGAAACAGCCGTTCCGGACATCGATGAGTTGATCCCCTTCGGTGTGGCCAGGGTTTACCACGAGGATCGTACCGATATAGGGATCATCACCTACGGGGCGACGTTCCAGATGTGTCGCCGGGCGGCCGAGCTCGTTCTTGAAGAGGGCATCCAGGTCCGGATTGTGGATCTGCGGACGGTCAAGCCGATGGACGAGGAGGCTATTCTGCAGACGGCCAGGGAGTGCGGCAAGGTGCTTGTCGTGACCGAGGACCGTTTCCCCGGCGGGACCGCGGCCACGATTGCCTCGATCATAACCAGGGGAGAGGGCCTGTATCACCTCGAGGCACCCATCAAGCTCGTCACGGCCATTGATGCCCGCGTTGCCTACGGCGTCGACGGTGATAACGCCTGCCTGCCGACCGTCGACAAGATAGTGACCGCCATCCAGGAGTTGCACCAGGACTACTGA